Sequence from the Nocardioides exalbidus genome:
GAAGCGGGTGATGGCGCTGCCCGGCTTCGGCAAGCAGAAGGCCCAGATCTTCGTGGCGCTGCTGGCCAAGCAGCTCGACGTACGTCCTGAGGGCTGGGAGGCCGTCGTGGGCGACTACGCCCTCGAGGGACACCGCTCGGTCGCCGACGTCGTCGACGCCGACTCGCTGCAGAAGGTGCGCGACTTCAAGAAGGCGAAGAAGGCCGCGGCGAAGGCCGCTGCGCCGACGCCGCCTGCGTAGCCGACACGGGGTGCTTCACCCACCGGGTGCCCGGGCATGGGGACCACCGTGGCAGAATGACGGTGCGGCTCTTGACGACACCGGGCCTTGCCGCGCCCCGAAGTTGCTTGACGAGAGGTGTTCGTGTCTTCACACGCACGCAAGTTGCTCCCAGCAGGGGTGCTCTCGCACCCCTCCATCGCCGCTCTGGTTACCAGCGCGACCCCCACCGGCACCGTGTCCCCCGAGGACGTACGCCGTGCCAGTGACGAGGCAGGCGTCGAGCCGAAGCACCTGAAGGCGCTCCTCGGCCACCTGAGCGAGCTCGGGATCTCGGTGCAGATCGACGCCACGGCCCTGCGGGCCGTTGCCGCGACCACCAAGCGCACGACCACTGCGTCGACCGCCAAGAAGGCCCCGGCCAAGAAGGCTGCCGCCTCCGCCGCCGAGGCGCCCGCCAAGAAGGCGGCGGCGAAGAAGGCCGCCCCGGCGAAGAAGACGGCGGCCAAGAAGGCCGCCGAGGAGCCCGTCGACCTCGGCGAGGTCGAGGCGCCGGCCGTCGGTCCCGACGGCAAGAAGGTCCTGCCCGACATCCCCGACGACCAGTTCGAGAAGGACGTCGTCGCCGACCCGTCGATCAAGGAGGACGAGAAGCAGGCCTTCACTGTCTCCGCCGCCGACGAGACCGACGAGCCCGAGCAGCAGGTCATGGTGGCCGGTGCCACGGCCGACCCGGTCAAGGACTACCTCAAGCAGATCGGCAAGGTCCCGCTGCTCAACGCCGAGATGGAGGTCGAGCTCGCCAAGCGGATCGAGGCCGGCCTGTTCTCGGAGGAGAAGCTCGGCAAGGGCGGTCGCATCAGCCCGAAGATGCTCGAGGAGTACGAGTGGATCGCCGAGGACGGCCGTCGCGCCAAGAACCACCTCCTCGAGGCCAACCTCCGACTCGTCGTGTCGCTGGCCAAGCGCTACACCGGTCGCGGCATGCTCTTCCTCGACCTGATCCAGGAGGGCAACCTCGGCCTGATCCGTGCGGTCGAGAAGTTCGACTACACCAAGGGCTACAAGTTCTCGACCTACGCGACGTGGTGGATCCGCCAGGCCATCACCCGCGCCATGGCCGACCAGGCGCGCACCATCCGCATCCCGGTGCACATGGTCGAGGTCATCAACAAGCTCGCGCGCGTCCAGCGCCAGATGCTCCAGGACCTGGGCCGCGAGCCCACCCCGGAGGAGCTGGCCAAGGAGCTCGACATGACCCCCGAGAAGGTCATCGAGGTCCAGAAGTACGGCCGCGAGCCGATCTCGCTGCACACGCCCCTCGGTGAGGACGGCGACTCCGAGTTCGGTGACCTGATCGAGGACTCCGAGGCGATCGTCCCGGCGGATGCCGTGTCGTTCACCCTGCTCCAGGAGCAGCTGCACGCGGTGCTCGACACCCTGTCCGAGCGCGAGGCCG
This genomic interval carries:
- a CDS encoding RNA polymerase sigma factor, with the translated sequence MFVSSHARKLLPAGVLSHPSIAALVTSATPTGTVSPEDVRRASDEAGVEPKHLKALLGHLSELGISVQIDATALRAVAATTKRTTTASTAKKAPAKKAAASAAEAPAKKAAAKKAAPAKKTAAKKAAEEPVDLGEVEAPAVGPDGKKVLPDIPDDQFEKDVVADPSIKEDEKQAFTVSAADETDEPEQQVMVAGATADPVKDYLKQIGKVPLLNAEMEVELAKRIEAGLFSEEKLGKGGRISPKMLEEYEWIAEDGRRAKNHLLEANLRLVVSLAKRYTGRGMLFLDLIQEGNLGLIRAVEKFDYTKGYKFSTYATWWIRQAITRAMADQARTIRIPVHMVEVINKLARVQRQMLQDLGREPTPEELAKELDMTPEKVIEVQKYGREPISLHTPLGEDGDSEFGDLIEDSEAIVPADAVSFTLLQEQLHAVLDTLSEREAGVVSMRFGLTDGQPKTLDEIGKVYGVTRERIRQIESKTMSKLRHPSRSQVLRDYLD